One region of Flavobacterium sp. KACC 22763 genomic DNA includes:
- the feoB gene encoding ferrous iron transport protein B, which translates to MSVQNINVALIGNPNTGKTSVFNQLTGLNQQVGNYPGITVEKKMGFCKLPNNVKANILDLPGTYSLNASSMDESVVIELLLNKNDKLYPDVAVVVTDVENLKRNLLIYTQIKDLEIPTILVINMSDRMERKGISLDIPYLEEKLKTKIALVSSRKGIGIEQLKELIVSYKTIPHEPCLNASVIDPEYFAKLQKAFPNQLMYKLWLVITQDVNFLNLDRNEIRSTFTKSHSELKRLQQKETIKRYQFINDVLKEGLKIDASIAKDIRAKLDRVLTHKVLGYVIFFAILFLIFQSIFSWSTIPMDFIDSTFASLSSWVAAELPSGILTDLLSQGIIPGIGGVIIFIPQIAFLFLFISILEESGYMSRVVFLMDKIMRRFGLSGKSVVPLISGTACAIPAIMATRNIENWKERLITILVTPFTTCSARLPVYAIIISLVIPSKRVFGVLNLQGLTLMSLYVLGFFMAILSAYILNKVLKLQSKTYFVVEMPSYKMPLLKNVGINVVEKTKAFVVGAGKIILAISVILWFLASYGPGKEFNDAETIVKERFANTTLDETQFENEVNSQKLENSYIGLMGRAIEPVIQPLGYDWKIGIALISSFAAREVFVGTLATIYSVGDTDNESTIKSKMQAEVRPDTGKKVFDFATGISLLLFYAFAMQCASTLAITKKETNSWKWPAMQLVFMSGLAYFTALIAYQLLK; encoded by the coding sequence ATGAGTGTTCAGAATATCAATGTTGCCCTTATTGGAAATCCAAATACTGGAAAAACTTCTGTTTTCAATCAATTAACAGGCCTTAATCAGCAAGTTGGAAATTATCCTGGAATCACGGTTGAGAAAAAAATGGGCTTTTGCAAGCTGCCTAATAATGTTAAAGCCAATATTCTAGATTTACCAGGAACATATAGTTTGAATGCCAGTTCGATGGATGAGAGTGTAGTAATCGAACTTTTATTAAACAAAAACGATAAATTATACCCAGATGTAGCAGTTGTCGTAACAGATGTTGAAAATCTGAAACGAAATTTACTGATTTACACACAGATAAAAGATCTTGAAATTCCGACGATTTTGGTCATCAACATGTCTGACCGTATGGAACGCAAAGGAATTTCTTTGGATATTCCGTATTTAGAAGAAAAACTAAAAACAAAAATTGCTTTAGTAAGTTCTAGAAAAGGCATAGGAATCGAGCAATTAAAGGAACTTATTGTTTCTTATAAAACAATTCCCCACGAACCTTGTTTAAATGCTTCGGTAATTGATCCTGAATATTTTGCAAAATTACAAAAGGCGTTTCCCAATCAATTAATGTATAAATTGTGGCTGGTAATCACACAAGATGTCAATTTCTTGAATTTGGACCGAAATGAAATAAGAAGCACTTTTACCAAATCGCATTCAGAATTAAAACGTTTACAGCAGAAAGAAACCATCAAAAGATATCAGTTTATCAATGATGTTTTAAAAGAAGGTTTAAAAATTGATGCTTCAATCGCAAAAGATATCCGAGCAAAACTAGACCGTGTTTTAACCCATAAGGTTTTGGGTTATGTGATTTTCTTTGCGATTTTATTCTTGATTTTTCAATCTATTTTCAGCTGGTCAACTATTCCTATGGATTTCATTGACAGCACTTTTGCATCTTTAAGCAGTTGGGTTGCAGCAGAATTGCCAAGCGGTATTTTGACCGATTTGCTTTCGCAAGGAATTATTCCAGGTATTGGCGGAGTTATTATTTTTATTCCGCAGATTGCGTTCTTGTTTTTGTTCATTTCTATTTTGGAAGAAAGCGGTTATATGAGCCGTGTCGTATTCTTAATGGATAAAATCATGCGTCGATTTGGACTTTCAGGAAAAAGTGTTGTGCCTTTAATTTCAGGAACTGCCTGCGCGATTCCAGCAATTATGGCAACAAGAAATATCGAAAACTGGAAAGAACGCCTTATTACGATCTTAGTAACGCCATTCACGACTTGTTCGGCAAGGTTACCTGTTTATGCCATTATTATCTCATTGGTTATTCCGAGTAAAAGAGTTTTTGGAGTACTAAATCTTCAAGGGTTAACGCTTATGTCACTTTATGTTTTAGGGTTCTTTATGGCCATTTTATCGGCTTACATTTTGAATAAAGTTTTAAAACTGCAATCAAAAACATATTTCGTTGTTGAGATGCCAAGTTATAAAATGCCACTTTTGAAAAATGTTGGAATCAATGTGGTAGAAAAAACGAAAGCCTTCGTTGTTGGTGCAGGTAAAATCATCTTGGCTATATCGGTTATTTTATGGTTCTTGGCTTCTTATGGCCCTGGAAAAGAATTTAATGATGCTGAGACTATTGTTAAAGAAAGATTTGCCAACACAACTCTAGATGAAACACAATTTGAAAATGAAGTTAATTCTCAAAAACTAGAGAATTCATATATCGGATTAATGGGAAGAGCAATTGAACCTGTAATTCAGCCTTTAGGTTATGATTGGAAAATCGGAATTGCATTAATCAGTTCGTTTGCTGCCCGTGAAGTTTTCGTAGGGACATTAGCAACCATCTATAGTGTTGGAGATACGGATAACGAATCGACCATAAAAAGCAAAATGCAGGCAGAAGTTCGTCCAGATACCGGAAAGAAAGTATTTGATTTTGCCACCGGAATATCGTTACTACTGTTTTATGCTTTTGCAATGCAATGCGCCAGTACATTGGCGATTACTAAAAAAGAAACCAATTCATGGAAATGGCCAGCAATGCAGTTGGTCTTTATGAGTGGTCTAGCTTATTTTACCGCATTAATTGCGTATCAACTTTTAAAATAA
- a CDS encoding FeoB-associated Cys-rich membrane protein — translation MFQEIIAFAILGFAVAFLIKKFFLKSKKKKDCGGGTDCGCS, via the coding sequence ATGTTTCAAGAAATAATAGCCTTTGCCATATTAGGATTTGCAGTTGCTTTTTTGATCAAAAAGTTTTTCTTAAAATCGAAAAAGAAAAAAGACTGCGGAGGCGGAACTGATTGTGGATGTTCTTGA
- a CDS encoding alpha/beta fold hydrolase, producing MIQKASFLFFFLCLSFNGYCQSTNSKQNKINSFTTSDGVPLFLKVSGKGDVCIFVHGGPGAWSKSFEEFGGNVLEDKLTMCYFDQRGCGRSGSPTDNNYGMDRMIDDIEEIRVHLKTDKAFIIGHSFGGILVTKYAEKYPQHIKGLILLNCTLDINDSLLNQIAFMGKTLGKDFPVKSKDSILNTFFEAKQEIKKADLDYKMLSDNRANVEKLDSIDNSEKRNSSFAQHALSGTLYFSDFTKETASIKVPTLIISGTKDNNIGPEHYRLFKFPNQEVKIINGGHILYYEQNKAFKNAVEEFVLARK from the coding sequence ATGATACAAAAAGCCTCTTTTCTATTTTTCTTTTTATGTTTAAGTTTCAATGGATATTGTCAAAGTACAAATTCAAAACAAAACAAAATCAATTCATTCACCACTTCAGATGGAGTTCCTTTGTTTCTGAAAGTTTCAGGAAAAGGCGACGTCTGCATTTTTGTACACGGAGGTCCTGGCGCATGGAGCAAATCTTTTGAAGAATTTGGCGGAAATGTACTGGAAGATAAATTAACGATGTGCTATTTTGACCAAAGAGGATGTGGTAGGTCTGGATCTCCTACAGATAACAATTACGGTATGGATAGAATGATTGATGATATTGAAGAAATTCGAGTTCATCTTAAAACTGATAAGGCATTCATAATTGGACATTCTTTCGGAGGAATTTTAGTCACTAAATATGCTGAGAAATACCCACAACACATAAAAGGTTTAATTCTATTGAATTGTACTCTTGACATAAACGATTCACTTCTCAATCAAATCGCTTTTATGGGCAAAACTCTTGGAAAAGATTTCCCTGTAAAAAGCAAGGATTCAATACTAAATACTTTTTTTGAAGCCAAACAGGAAATTAAAAAAGCAGATTTAGATTATAAAATGCTTTCTGACAATAGAGCAAATGTCGAAAAACTAGATAGTATTGACAATAGCGAAAAAAGAAACTCTTCATTTGCACAACATGCGTTAAGTGGTACGTTATATTTTAGTGATTTTACTAAAGAAACAGCTTCCATTAAAGTTCCAACGCTTATAATTTCAGGAACAAAAGATAATAACATTGGTCCAGAACATTATCGTTTGTTTAAGTTCCCGAATCAGGAAGTTAAGATTATTAATGGCGGACATATTTTATATTACGAGCAGAATAAAGCATTTAAAAATGCTGTTGAAGAATTTGTTCTTGCCAGAAAATAA
- a CDS encoding HD domain-containing protein, with protein sequence MSDAALIIKTIAFVKEKLNDAEGGHDWFHIERVYKNALLIAKETECNLTIVQLGALLHDIADSKFHNGDETIGPKTARAFLEAENVSEDIIAHVVNIIENISYKGGNFEKKFSSVELDVVQDADRLDAIGAIGVARAFNYGGFKNRALYNPEIAPVTNMTKEEYKKNSAPTINHFYEKLLLLRDKMNTEKGKEIATERHRFMETFLAQFYAEWEGVK encoded by the coding sequence ATGAGCGACGCAGCATTAATTATTAAAACCATTGCTTTTGTAAAAGAAAAACTAAATGATGCCGAGGGCGGACATGATTGGTTTCATATTGAGCGTGTTTACAAAAATGCACTGCTGATTGCAAAAGAAACAGAATGCAATCTTACGATTGTACAATTGGGAGCTTTATTGCATGACATAGCCGATAGTAAATTCCACAATGGAGATGAAACTATTGGACCGAAAACAGCAAGAGCGTTTTTAGAAGCTGAAAATGTTTCTGAGGACATAATTGCTCATGTTGTCAATATCATTGAAAATATCTCTTATAAAGGCGGAAATTTCGAAAAGAAATTCTCTTCGGTCGAATTGGATGTTGTTCAAGATGCCGATCGTTTGGATGCAATTGGTGCCATTGGCGTTGCAAGAGCGTTTAATTACGGAGGATTTAAGAATAGAGCTTTATACAATCCAGAAATTGCTCCTGTAACGAATATGACAAAAGAGGAGTACAAAAAGAACAGTGCTCCAACTATTAACCATTTCTACGAAAAGCTTTTACTTTTAAGAGACAAGATGAATACAGAAAAAGGAAAAGAAATCGCTACTGAAAGACATCGTTTCATGGAAACTTTCCTTGCTCAGTTTTATGCAGAATGGGAAGGGGTTAAATAA
- a CDS encoding acyl-ACP desaturase has translation MSIKNIRLEVMQFLEKNVDSFVEQYLIPVEKIWQPSDFLPDSQGENFFEEVKELREIAKELPYDFWVTLVGDTITEEALPTYESWLMDVEGIDQQEGNQGNGWAKWVKQWTGEENRHGDLLNKYLYLSGRVNMREIEMTTQHLINDGFDIGTGTDPYKNFVYTSFQELATYVSHNRVAQIAKKFGDNKLSKMCKMIAGDEMRHHHAYSEFVTRIFQVDPSEMMLAFQYMMKQKIVMPAHFLRESGQKISTAFEQFSDSAQRIGVYTANDYVEIMQKLINKWEIDKIGNLSDEAEKARDYLMKLPARMAKISERIVIPQESHIFKWVEPARL, from the coding sequence ATGTCTATAAAAAACATTAGATTAGAAGTAATGCAGTTTTTGGAGAAAAACGTGGATAGCTTCGTTGAACAGTATTTAATTCCAGTGGAAAAAATTTGGCAGCCGTCGGATTTCTTACCAGATTCTCAAGGAGAAAACTTCTTTGAAGAGGTAAAAGAATTGCGCGAGATTGCTAAAGAACTTCCGTACGATTTCTGGGTTACTCTTGTTGGAGATACCATTACAGAAGAAGCTTTGCCTACATATGAGTCATGGTTAATGGATGTAGAAGGAATAGATCAGCAAGAAGGAAATCAAGGAAACGGTTGGGCTAAGTGGGTAAAACAATGGACTGGAGAAGAAAACCGTCACGGAGATCTTTTAAATAAATACTTGTATTTGTCTGGTCGTGTAAACATGCGTGAAATCGAAATGACAACACAGCATTTAATCAACGACGGTTTTGATATTGGAACTGGAACTGACCCATACAAAAACTTTGTATACACTAGTTTTCAGGAATTAGCAACTTATGTTTCGCACAATAGAGTAGCTCAGATAGCTAAGAAATTTGGCGATAACAAATTGTCTAAAATGTGTAAAATGATTGCAGGTGATGAAATGCGTCACCACCATGCATACAGCGAATTTGTTACTAGAATTTTCCAAGTTGATCCAAGTGAAATGATGCTTGCTTTTCAATACATGATGAAGCAGAAAATCGTTATGCCAGCTCACTTCTTGAGAGAATCTGGACAAAAAATCAGTACAGCTTTCGAACAGTTTTCTGATTCAGCACAACGTATTGGAGTTTATACTGCAAATGACTATGTTGAAATCATGCAGAAATTAATCAACAAATGGGAGATTGATAAAATTGGCAATCTTTCAGACGAAGCAGAGAAAGCACGTGATTATTTAATGAAATTGCCTGCAAGAATGGCTAAAATCTCAGAGAGAATTGTTATTCCACAAGAATCACATATCTTCAAATGGGTTGAACCAGCTAGACTTTAG
- a CDS encoding lysophospholipid acyltransferase family protein — protein MEKIISYPLSVIYYLLFGLCLAVFHPIQWICLNVFGYQAHKKSVDYLNFCLLKCTNLVGTRYTIEGVDTVPKGAPIIFVANHQSMYDIVAMIWYFRRFHCKFVSKKELGSGIPSVSYNLKYGGSVLIDRKDPKQAIPVIKGLSEYIEKNTRSAVIFPEGTRSKTGVPKEFAQSGLKILCKYAPSAYVVPVSINNSWKMVKFGFFPVGLGNHLKFTAHKALAVKDYKFEELMEITEKAVKEGINEYKQV, from the coding sequence ATGGAAAAAATTATTTCTTATCCGCTATCGGTAATTTACTATTTATTATTTGGTTTATGTTTGGCTGTTTTTCATCCAATTCAGTGGATTTGTTTAAATGTTTTTGGTTACCAGGCTCATAAAAAAAGTGTTGATTATTTAAATTTCTGCCTTTTAAAATGTACTAATCTTGTTGGAACAAGGTATACAATTGAAGGGGTAGACACGGTTCCGAAGGGTGCGCCAATTATTTTTGTGGCAAATCACCAAAGTATGTACGATATCGTGGCAATGATTTGGTACTTTAGACGTTTTCATTGTAAATTTGTAAGTAAGAAGGAGTTAGGCAGCGGAATTCCGAGTGTTTCTTATAATTTGAAATACGGAGGATCTGTCCTAATTGACCGTAAAGACCCTAAACAAGCAATACCCGTTATTAAAGGCTTGTCTGAATATATCGAAAAAAACACAAGATCTGCCGTAATCTTTCCAGAAGGAACAAGAAGTAAGACAGGAGTACCAAAAGAATTTGCGCAAAGCGGTTTAAAAATTTTATGCAAATATGCACCATCTGCATACGTTGTACCCGTGAGTATCAATAATTCTTGGAAAATGGTAAAATTTGGTTTTTTTCCTGTTGGTTTAGGAAATCATCTGAAGTTTACAGCCCACAAAGCTTTGGCTGTTAAAGATTACAAGTTTGAAGAACTGATGGAGATTACTGAAAAAGCAGTTAAAGAAGGAATAAATGAATATAAACAGGTTTAA
- the rnpA gene encoding ribonuclease P protein component: MNFTYPKNERLKSKTTIGLLFSEGKSVSKYPLRLVYRQAEANSEEQTKIGVSVSKKYFKKAVDRNYFKRVLRETYRLNKHLLLDNLDQQYSIMLFYQTKDRLSYEEINTKMIQLFEKFSAQINKPQDSDTKTEA; encoded by the coding sequence ATGAACTTTACTTACCCTAAAAACGAGCGTTTAAAAAGCAAAACCACAATTGGATTACTGTTTTCTGAAGGAAAATCAGTATCCAAATATCCGCTTCGTTTAGTTTACCGTCAAGCGGAAGCAAATTCTGAAGAACAAACCAAGATTGGCGTATCGGTTTCTAAAAAATATTTCAAGAAAGCTGTAGATCGAAATTACTTCAAAAGAGTTCTGAGAGAAACCTATCGTTTGAACAAACATTTGCTTTTAGATAACTTGGATCAGCAGTATTCGATAATGCTTTTTTATCAGACGAAAGACCGTTTATCTTACGAGGAAATCAATACTAAAATGATTCAATTGTTTGAGAAATTTTCGGCCCAAATCAACAAACCTCAAGATTCTGACACAAAAACAGAAGCGTAA
- a CDS encoding DUF4349 domain-containing protein: MRQLFFLSFFVLILCGCSKSYEAETSAISIEAVKLPPKKAEASSYDKDSDPVAAPPVKIKQEIEQKIIKEATLRFETDNLENTFNQIQLAVANNKARIINDSQEKDYGTISRNLIVKVPSQNFDRFISGVSKGVSYFEVKNISAEDVTAEYIDLTSRLKTKKKLEERYLEILKKANKVSEILEIEQQISTIREEIEAKEGQLKYLESRVSESTITISFYKIIPEKEGVKISYGSKLWNAVKSGFYTLSDLLLSLLSAWPFVILFVVLAYFIRKRLKRRKKE, translated from the coding sequence ATGCGTCAACTTTTCTTTTTATCTTTTTTCGTTTTGATTCTTTGTGGTTGCAGCAAATCTTATGAAGCAGAAACAAGCGCAATCTCTATTGAAGCAGTAAAATTGCCTCCAAAAAAGGCAGAAGCTAGTTCTTATGATAAAGATTCTGATCCAGTAGCGGCACCTCCTGTAAAAATCAAACAAGAAATAGAACAGAAAATTATAAAGGAAGCGACTTTACGATTTGAAACCGACAATCTTGAAAACACTTTCAATCAAATTCAACTAGCTGTTGCCAATAATAAAGCTAGAATTATTAACGATTCACAGGAAAAAGATTATGGGACTATTTCTAGAAATTTAATAGTAAAAGTTCCAAGCCAAAATTTTGACCGTTTTATAAGTGGCGTTTCAAAAGGAGTTTCATATTTTGAAGTTAAAAATATATCTGCAGAAGACGTAACAGCTGAATATATCGATCTTACTTCAAGATTGAAAACGAAGAAAAAACTTGAAGAACGCTATCTTGAAATTTTAAAGAAAGCGAACAAAGTCAGTGAGATTTTAGAAATTGAACAACAAATTTCAACTATACGAGAAGAAATTGAAGCCAAAGAAGGCCAATTGAAATATCTAGAAAGCCGCGTTTCTGAAAGCACAATTACTATTTCATTTTATAAAATAATACCTGAAAAAGAAGGTGTTAAAATATCTTATGGCTCCAAGCTTTGGAACGCCGTTAAATCCGGATTCTATACTTTGTCCGATTTATTGCTTTCATTATTAAGCGCTTGGCCGTTTGTAATTTTATTTGTTGTACTTGCCTATTTTATTAGAAAAAGATTAAAAAGAAGAAAAAAAGAATAA
- a CDS encoding S41 family peptidase has protein sequence MYPYFKKKFIIPVAAAGMLFVGTSFREDFFEIAKQIEIFTTLFKAVNTNYVDETNPGDLMDKAIKSMLGSLDPYTVYFNEQDVVNFKINNTGEYTGIGALISRKNDRLVVREPYKNYPADKAGLKAGDEIIQIGDVLIADFKDDASQLLKGTKNTKINIKYLRQGKPNTTVLVLDEVDIKSVPFYGKIDEKTGYIVLAHFSRKASAEVKDALEKLKADGAKQIVLDLRGNPGGLLNEAIDICNLFVPKNEVIVTTKSRIEKHNNTYKTQKEPVDTEIPLAILVNGRSASASEIVSGALQDLDRAVILGSRSFGKGLVQRSVDLTYGTQLKVTISRYYTPSGRCIQALDYAHKDKNGVAQKTDAKNFNAFKTRKGRTVYDGGGVLPDIELEETKTSAIATALIKNDGVFDYATTYYYKNPNLGDKIPTLTDADYTAFKQYLKTNKLTFDTETEVALKNTLAAAKKEKIDETITAEYQQLLNALEKSETTLLDKNQKEIKNMILEELIKRYQYQEGLYQYYLKNNSEIKRAVSVLNNQTEYKTILKM, from the coding sequence ATGTATCCGTATTTCAAAAAGAAATTTATTATACCAGTCGCTGCGGCGGGAATGTTGTTTGTTGGAACCAGTTTTAGAGAAGATTTTTTTGAAATTGCCAAACAGATCGAAATTTTTACGACTTTGTTTAAAGCCGTAAACACCAATTATGTAGACGAAACAAATCCTGGCGATTTGATGGATAAAGCCATTAAAAGTATGTTGGGAAGTTTAGACCCGTACACGGTTTATTTTAACGAACAAGATGTTGTCAACTTTAAAATCAACAATACTGGAGAATATACTGGAATCGGTGCTCTGATTTCTAGAAAAAATGACCGTTTAGTTGTTCGTGAACCTTATAAAAATTATCCTGCGGATAAAGCTGGATTAAAAGCTGGAGACGAAATCATTCAGATTGGAGATGTTTTGATTGCCGATTTTAAGGATGATGCTTCTCAATTATTGAAAGGAACAAAAAACACGAAAATCAACATCAAATATCTTCGTCAAGGAAAACCAAATACTACGGTTCTAGTTTTGGATGAAGTAGATATCAAATCGGTTCCTTTTTACGGAAAAATTGATGAAAAAACAGGCTATATTGTTTTAGCCCATTTCAGCAGAAAAGCTTCTGCTGAAGTTAAAGATGCATTAGAAAAATTGAAAGCTGACGGTGCCAAACAAATCGTTTTGGATTTGAGAGGCAATCCTGGAGGTTTATTAAATGAAGCCATTGATATCTGTAATTTGTTTGTTCCGAAGAATGAAGTAATTGTTACGACTAAATCTAGAATTGAAAAACACAACAATACTTATAAAACGCAGAAAGAACCAGTTGATACTGAAATTCCGTTAGCGATTTTAGTGAACGGAAGAAGTGCTTCGGCTTCTGAAATTGTTTCTGGTGCTTTACAAGATTTGGATCGTGCGGTGATTTTAGGAAGCAGAAGTTTTGGAAAAGGTTTGGTTCAGCGTTCTGTTGATTTAACCTACGGAACTCAGCTGAAAGTAACAATTTCTAGATATTACACACCTTCTGGAAGATGTATTCAGGCTTTGGATTATGCGCATAAAGACAAAAATGGTGTGGCTCAGAAAACTGATGCTAAAAACTTCAATGCTTTTAAAACCAGAAAAGGCAGAACAGTTTATGATGGCGGAGGAGTTTTACCAGATATTGAATTGGAAGAAACTAAAACAAGTGCTATTGCCACTGCTTTAATTAAAAACGATGGTGTTTTTGACTATGCAACAACGTATTATTACAAAAATCCAAATTTAGGAGATAAAATTCCGACTTTGACCGATGCTGATTATACGGCTTTCAAACAATATCTGAAAACGAACAAACTCACTTTTGATACTGAAACCGAAGTGGCTTTGAAAAATACTTTAGCTGCAGCTAAAAAAGAAAAAATAGACGAGACCATTACTGCCGAATATCAGCAATTGTTGAATGCTTTAGAAAAAAGCGAAACTACTTTACTGGACAAAAACCAAAAAGAAATCAAAAACATGATTTTAGAAGAATTGATCAAAAGATATCAGTATCAGGAAGGTTTGTATCAGTATTATTTAAAAAACAATTCAGAAATTAAAAGAGCAGTTAGCGTATTAAATAACCAGACAGAATATAAGACGATTTTAAAAATGTAG
- a CDS encoding OmpA family protein has product MKITLALTLFSFYTVTAQQKPVETIYFEFDKYDLTEKQINVVSNFVKSIDTSKVESIQIYGYCDDRGNDEYNFRLSNNRANTIQNLLINKGFKQSKIVILEGKGRVVVKTDTVENLYETRLRNRRVDLIVVKKNSFGKGVYTSFKDNLKVGDKVYLESILFDIGSAKLTSNSKKELDKIALILQKHRSLNFEIRGHVCCTPEIYSDGIDRDTKERRLSWNRAKTVFHYLISKKVSKSRMTYIGCGNRYPLGKGDNYDRRVEFVITKI; this is encoded by the coding sequence ATGAAGATAACACTAGCCCTGACTCTTTTTTCATTTTATACAGTAACAGCACAGCAAAAACCTGTTGAAACTATTTATTTTGAGTTTGACAAGTATGATTTGACAGAAAAGCAAATCAATGTTGTTTCGAACTTTGTAAAAAGCATAGACACTAGTAAGGTAGAGTCTATACAGATTTATGGCTATTGTGATGATCGCGGAAATGATGAGTATAACTTTAGATTGTCTAACAATCGGGCCAATACGATTCAGAATCTATTGATTAATAAAGGATTCAAACAAAGTAAAATCGTTATTCTTGAAGGAAAAGGACGTGTTGTCGTAAAAACAGATACGGTAGAGAATCTATATGAGACACGTCTGCGAAATCGGCGGGTTGACTTAATTGTCGTTAAGAAAAATAGTTTCGGAAAAGGAGTTTATACTTCCTTCAAAGACAATTTAAAAGTAGGCGACAAAGTATATCTCGAGTCTATTTTATTTGATATTGGAAGCGCTAAACTTACCAGCAATTCTAAAAAAGAACTGGATAAAATTGCACTCATACTCCAAAAACACAGAAGTCTGAATTTTGAAATTAGAGGGCATGTCTGCTGCACTCCCGAAATTTACAGTGACGGAATTGATAGAGACACCAAAGAAAGAAGGCTTTCCTGGAACCGCGCCAAAACTGTTTTTCATTATTTAATATCCAAAAAAGTATCCAAAAGCCGCATGACCTATATTGGATGCGGCAATCGATATCCGTTAGGAAAAGGTGATAACTACGATCGACGAGTGGAGTTTGTGATTACTAAAATTTAG
- a CDS encoding GNAT family N-acetyltransferase translates to MELKWKIKPFEALTVHELYDLLKLRSEIFVVEQNCVYLDLDGKDKKALHLIGEFEGKIVAYSRLFDAGISFDNASIGRVTVDANYRDRKWGHELMREAIAGIKSNFGKDKITIGAQLYLKKFYESHGFVQTSEMYLEDDIEHIEMVKE, encoded by the coding sequence ATGGAATTAAAATGGAAAATAAAGCCTTTTGAGGCATTAACTGTTCATGAGTTATACGATTTGCTCAAACTGAGAAGTGAAATCTTTGTAGTAGAGCAAAACTGCGTCTATTTAGACCTTGATGGCAAAGACAAGAAAGCTTTACACCTAATTGGAGAGTTTGAAGGTAAAATTGTAGCCTATTCGCGTTTATTTGATGCCGGAATTAGTTTTGATAACGCTTCGATCGGAAGAGTTACTGTAGATGCCAATTACAGAGATAGAAAATGGGGCCATGAATTAATGCGTGAAGCCATAGCTGGAATTAAATCTAATTTTGGAAAAGATAAAATTACCATTGGAGCACAGTTGTATCTAAAGAAATTTTACGAAAGCCACGGTTTTGTTCAAACCAGCGAAATGTATTTAGAAGATGATATTGAGCATATAGAAATGGTGAAAGAATAA
- a CDS encoding DUF1579 domain-containing protein, whose amino-acid sequence MKKLTATLAIITLCFISCKKEVKEEAATPAATDSVKTEEPVTEAPLDSAAQMKAWQEYAAPGNPHKILADEVGTWNCDMTFWSDANAKPEKETSVAEIKMILGGRFQEATYKGTMMGQPFEGKATVGYNNATKEYISTFIDNMGTGMMISKGKYNESTKSIDFNGEMADPVTAKNTKYREVYTIVDAKTRKMEMFDTKNGTEYKSMEIVMTKK is encoded by the coding sequence ATGAAAAAATTAACCGCAACCTTAGCAATAATAACTTTGTGTTTTATTTCTTGTAAAAAAGAAGTGAAAGAAGAAGCTGCAACTCCAGCAGCAACAGATTCTGTTAAAACTGAAGAGCCTGTTACCGAAGCACCATTAGATTCTGCAGCACAGATGAAAGCTTGGCAGGAATATGCAGCGCCCGGAAATCCTCATAAAATACTAGCTGATGAAGTGGGGACATGGAATTGCGATATGACATTTTGGTCTGATGCAAATGCAAAACCTGAAAAGGAAACTTCTGTAGCCGAAATCAAAATGATTTTAGGCGGACGCTTTCAAGAAGCAACTTATAAAGGTACCATGATGGGGCAGCCCTTTGAAGGTAAAGCCACTGTAGGTTATAATAATGCAACTAAAGAATACATCTCCACATTTATTGATAATATGGGAACTGGAATGATGATTAGTAAAGGTAAGTATAATGAAAGCACCAAGAGTATAGATTTTAATGGAGAAATGGCTGATCCAGTAACGGCAAAAAATACCAAGTATAGAGAAGTCTACACTATTGTGGACGCTAAAACTCGAAAAATGGAAATGTTCGATACAAAAAACGGAACTGAATATAAAAGTATGGAAATCGTAATGACGAAAAAATAA